A single window of uncultured Sunxiuqinia sp. DNA harbors:
- a CDS encoding PAS domain S-box protein, whose product MIVRDVLDNLSIGYAQIDRTHKIVSANLVFSKFIGYELPELVGKSLSDISHPEEHGSDDETLRQLFSREIKQSCQVKKFVHNKGEVIFVEVVWIVDQLVDDSDTIVIVFKEQERKRSEATTAKADTANMESFDYLFMNNPQPMIIYSTATLELLNVNHAAYDLTGYTSDDLENFDLSRLFSEKNWANMLEFMQNDKSVLRKVNELTILTKTGGERVIESTSHLIQYQEEEARHVMINDITERKKDESKMKDRKSFILQSQVLGKMGNWEFDVKRDRTRWSDNIYELLGLNKVEIVPSFEYFMELVHPDDRMAIAVAHEKIMKDKKEVEVEHRIVCPDGRQMWMQNNIKPTFENGELVLLKGVNIDITQRKESELEVLRYQESLAYAQTIANMGSWEYDAATEEIILSENYYRLLKIEPGTVELTYEYFFSLIHPEDLHLFNHIGEELTEQQKQTDLEFRLLLPEDEIMWVQFSLDPITKDGKLIKLRGVTIDITERKIKELWQERKQQFEHVLYEISQNFLNGRATTTDPIITEALGKIGQFTQVDRVYIFQLAQGGAIMNNTHEWCNFDITPEIDNLQELPTDMFPWWMQCMRKREIINYQDILELPAEAEQEKEILQAQQIISILVLPLFFKGQLRGFIGFDSVKESKQWEEDDINSLKSLTDMIANVLAHRTREAELIRSKEIAEESSRLKSAFLATVSHELRTPLNPIIGFSGILPELTDDPTLQEIATTIRRSGTEMIHLLEDLFDLSLAQGHQVLAKPERVNCVNFYTIAWAMLEEILVQSGKRDDISLRYSDSTLSIYHEMELDQAKSLQVLNVLFKNAVKFTRHGEIEFGFRIVPGAENIELVVRDTGVGFDEVKKAVLFEDFRQGDDGLNRNYDGMGIGLSIAKKLTDIMGGRISAESALNCGSTFFVTLPSMVTENPNIYKSSHPDDSDRDLLRGKKILVVDDNRFIAEIIDEQLRVFELGVVSVCHGQEALDRMDEIEPDLILMDLYMPVMDGFKASQQIKAHYPDLPILAITAHAWVKQRYRAFHAGCEDVVMKPIYREILLHKIRQLLSKK is encoded by the coding sequence ATGATAGTCAGAGATGTGTTGGACAATTTGTCTATTGGTTATGCTCAGATTGATCGTACACACAAAATTGTTTCTGCGAACTTGGTTTTCAGCAAGTTTATCGGTTATGAGTTACCTGAGTTAGTGGGCAAAAGCTTGTCCGATATTAGTCATCCTGAAGAACACGGATCGGATGATGAGACTTTACGGCAGTTATTTTCCAGAGAGATAAAACAGTCTTGCCAGGTAAAGAAATTTGTTCATAACAAAGGTGAGGTCATTTTTGTAGAGGTGGTTTGGATAGTTGATCAGCTAGTAGATGACTCAGATACGATTGTGATAGTTTTTAAGGAACAGGAACGAAAAAGGAGTGAAGCTACCACTGCGAAAGCCGACACGGCTAACATGGAAAGTTTCGATTACCTGTTTATGAACAATCCACAGCCGATGATCATCTATTCAACAGCAACGTTAGAGCTATTGAATGTCAACCATGCCGCTTATGATTTGACGGGTTATACGTCTGATGATTTAGAGAATTTTGATCTTAGTCGGTTGTTTTCGGAAAAAAACTGGGCGAACATGCTCGAGTTTATGCAGAATGACAAATCGGTATTGAGAAAGGTCAATGAATTGACAATTCTGACGAAAACTGGAGGGGAGAGGGTCATTGAAAGTACGTCTCATCTGATTCAATATCAAGAGGAGGAAGCCAGGCATGTTATGATCAATGATATTACGGAGCGAAAAAAGGATGAAAGCAAGATGAAAGATCGGAAGAGTTTTATTTTGCAATCTCAGGTATTGGGTAAAATGGGTAATTGGGAATTTGACGTTAAACGGGATCGTACCCGTTGGTCCGATAACATCTATGAGCTCCTCGGATTGAACAAGGTAGAAATAGTACCTTCTTTTGAGTATTTTATGGAGCTGGTACATCCTGATGATCGAATGGCAATAGCTGTTGCTCACGAAAAAATTATGAAGGATAAGAAGGAGGTTGAAGTGGAGCACCGCATTGTGTGTCCTGATGGAAGACAAATGTGGATGCAAAACAATATCAAACCAACATTTGAGAATGGAGAGCTGGTTTTGTTAAAAGGTGTAAACATTGACATAACTCAACGTAAGGAAAGTGAACTTGAGGTATTGAGATATCAGGAATCTTTAGCTTATGCACAAACCATTGCGAATATGGGGAGTTGGGAGTATGATGCGGCTACCGAAGAAATTATTTTGTCTGAAAACTATTATCGGTTACTAAAAATAGAACCGGGTACGGTTGAACTAACTTATGAGTATTTTTTCAGTTTGATACACCCGGAAGATCTCCATTTATTTAATCATATTGGGGAGGAGTTGACTGAGCAACAGAAGCAGACGGATCTGGAGTTTCGGCTATTACTGCCTGAGGATGAAATTATGTGGGTACAGTTTAGTTTAGATCCGATTACAAAAGATGGAAAATTGATTAAACTTCGCGGTGTGACAATCGACATCACGGAGCGAAAGATAAAGGAGCTTTGGCAAGAACGAAAACAACAATTTGAACATGTCCTATATGAAATTTCACAGAACTTCCTCAATGGGAGAGCCACGACCACTGATCCGATTATCACTGAAGCTTTGGGAAAAATCGGACAGTTCACGCAAGTTGATCGGGTCTATATATTTCAACTAGCTCAGGGTGGCGCAATCATGAATAACACCCACGAATGGTGTAACTTCGATATTACTCCTGAAATTGACAATTTACAGGAATTACCAACTGACATGTTCCCCTGGTGGATGCAATGCATGCGAAAGAGGGAGATTATTAATTATCAAGATATCTTAGAATTACCCGCTGAAGCTGAGCAGGAAAAGGAAATTCTTCAAGCTCAGCAGATTATTTCGATCTTAGTGCTTCCCCTTTTTTTTAAAGGACAATTGAGAGGTTTTATTGGTTTTGATTCAGTTAAGGAAAGTAAACAATGGGAAGAGGATGACATTAACAGTCTGAAATCGTTGACAGATATGATAGCGAACGTTTTGGCTCATCGAACGCGGGAGGCAGAATTGATCCGCTCGAAGGAAATAGCAGAGGAGTCCTCACGGCTCAAATCGGCTTTTTTAGCTACTGTCAGCCATGAATTACGTACACCGCTGAATCCGATCATCGGTTTTAGTGGAATACTGCCTGAACTGACAGACGACCCGACCTTGCAGGAGATTGCAACTACGATTCGCCGCTCAGGAACTGAAATGATCCATCTACTCGAAGATTTGTTTGATCTTTCTTTGGCGCAAGGACATCAGGTTTTGGCAAAACCTGAGCGAGTGAATTGTGTCAATTTTTATACAATCGCATGGGCTATGCTGGAAGAAATTCTGGTTCAATCAGGAAAACGTGACGACATCAGTCTTCGATATTCTGATTCGACTTTAAGTATATATCATGAAATGGAATTAGATCAGGCAAAATCGTTGCAGGTACTCAATGTGTTGTTTAAAAATGCTGTTAAGTTCACCCGCCATGGTGAAATTGAGTTTGGGTTTCGGATCGTTCCGGGAGCAGAAAACATTGAGCTCGTCGTCCGTGACACAGGAGTGGGTTTTGACGAAGTAAAAAAGGCTGTTCTTTTTGAAGACTTCCGGCAGGGGGATGACGGTCTAAATAGAAACTACGACGGAATGGGTATTGGCCTGTCTATAGCAAAAAAGCTAACGGACATTATGGGTGGCAGGATTTCTGCCGAGTCAGCTTTAAACTGTGGAAGTACATTTTTCGTTACTTTACCATCGATGGTAACGGAAAACCCCAACATCTATAAGTCAAGCCATCCTGACGACTCAGATCGAGACTTGTTGCGGGGGAAAAAGATTTTGGTGGTGGATGACAACCGCTTTATTGCTGAGATTATAGATGAGCAACTTCGTGTTTTCGAACTTGGTGTTGTAAGCGTTTGCCATGGTCAAGAAGCATTGGATCGAATGGATGAAATAGAGCCGGACCTGATCCTGATGGACTTGTACATGCCAGTTATGGATGGCTTTAAAGCGAGCCAACAGATAAAGGCCCATTACCCGGACCTACCTATCTTGGCGATTACTGCCCACGCCTGGGTCAAACAGCGGTATAGGGCATTTCATGCCGGATGTGAGGATGTAGTTATGAAACCTATCTATCGAGAAATTTTGTTACATAAGATTAGACAGCTACTGTCGAAAAAGTGA
- a CDS encoding DUF1456 family protein: MPLTNNDILKKLRVALKLRDDDIVEILGLVDYKISKSELGAFFRKIDHPNYKPLQDQILRNFLNGLIIYKRGPKEQPPEKSADKKAE, from the coding sequence ATGCCTCTTACAAATAACGACATCCTTAAAAAATTACGAGTAGCGTTGAAATTGCGTGATGATGATATTGTGGAAATATTAGGTCTGGTGGATTATAAAATTTCGAAAAGTGAATTGGGAGCTTTTTTTCGAAAGATTGATCATCCCAACTATAAACCACTTCAGGATCAAATTCTGCGAAATTTTTTGAATGGTTTGATTATTTACAAGCGGGGTCCCAAAGAGCAGCCGCCTGAAAAAAGCGCCGATAAGAAAGCTGAGTAA
- a CDS encoding glycoside hydrolase family 28 protein yields the protein MKKTTRNLFLLVAVIFISQSCQQPKSAAVETIREKTPWGVEVFDQTSFPDAVFSITDFGAQTTEGFNNQKAIQATIDKCAAKGGGTVKIPAGQWETSYLKLKSNVHLLIEDGAVLFFSDNIDLYAVPTFTRWEGLECMNYHPLIYARDEQNIAITGKGRIDGNGEKWWDMARGKREETLTILYDQVQAGVAPEERNCLAYEPMSYLRPSLIQTVNCKNVLVEGLEIGSGPMWTVHFVYSENVIARNLKVITVGMNNDGIIPDSSTKVLIDNCFFSTGDDCIVIKSGLNEDGWRVGKPSQRIIIKDCKTKHGHGGVVIGSEMSGGVNHVYAHNCDFGHTERGLRVKSMKGRGGLVEKLWFEDIKMDSIQNEAIKINMFYASSSIAPRTDSLPTFKNFYFDKISSSNSKYAVRMNGIEGHKIDSMFFSNMKMDGKYGIVANDLENCRFDDLLVRAESDEPVQIENGSNLTFSNSMFKSDNKTMIKLTGTNRAVQFKGANQKDFEKPYTSDERADDSIIKVE from the coding sequence ATGAAAAAAACCACTCGCAATTTATTCTTACTAGTCGCTGTAATTTTTATTAGTCAATCGTGCCAACAGCCAAAATCGGCAGCAGTTGAAACCATCCGGGAAAAAACACCTTGGGGAGTAGAAGTCTTTGATCAAACAAGCTTTCCCGACGCTGTGTTTTCAATTACCGATTTCGGAGCTCAAACGACTGAAGGATTCAACAACCAGAAAGCTATCCAGGCAACCATTGACAAATGTGCCGCAAAAGGTGGTGGTACAGTTAAAATTCCGGCAGGCCAGTGGGAAACGTCCTACCTGAAGTTGAAATCGAATGTTCACCTTTTAATTGAAGACGGTGCCGTGTTGTTTTTTAGCGACAATATTGATTTGTATGCTGTACCAACCTTCACACGTTGGGAAGGCTTGGAATGTATGAATTATCATCCGCTGATTTATGCACGCGACGAACAAAACATTGCCATCACCGGTAAAGGCCGAATTGACGGTAATGGCGAAAAATGGTGGGATATGGCTCGTGGAAAAAGAGAAGAAACGCTCACGATACTTTACGATCAGGTGCAGGCTGGAGTTGCTCCCGAGGAGAGAAACTGCCTTGCCTACGAACCGATGTCGTATCTTCGCCCTTCACTTATTCAAACTGTGAACTGTAAGAATGTTTTGGTTGAAGGACTTGAAATTGGCTCCGGCCCCATGTGGACCGTTCATTTCGTTTATTCTGAAAATGTAATAGCCCGCAACCTGAAAGTCATTACCGTTGGGATGAACAACGATGGCATTATTCCGGATTCGAGCACCAAAGTACTGATCGACAACTGCTTCTTTTCGACCGGCGACGATTGCATTGTGATCAAATCCGGATTAAATGAAGACGGATGGCGTGTTGGAAAACCAAGCCAGCGGATTATTATTAAAGACTGTAAAACTAAGCATGGACATGGCGGCGTGGTTATCGGCAGCGAAATGTCGGGTGGCGTAAATCATGTGTATGCCCACAATTGCGACTTTGGACATACCGAACGTGGACTGCGCGTAAAATCGATGAAAGGAAGAGGTGGACTGGTTGAAAAACTGTGGTTTGAAGATATTAAAATGGACAGCATCCAGAACGAAGCGATCAAAATTAATATGTTCTATGCTTCGAGCTCCATCGCTCCAAGAACCGACTCGCTACCAACATTTAAAAATTTCTATTTTGATAAAATAAGCTCCTCTAACTCGAAATATGCTGTTCGTATGAACGGAATAGAAGGCCATAAAATTGATAGTATGTTCTTCAGTAATATGAAGATGGACGGCAAATACGGCATTGTAGCTAACGACCTTGAAAATTGCCGTTTCGACGACCTTCTGGTACGGGCTGAGTCAGACGAGCCTGTTCAAATTGAGAATGGAAGCAACCTGACATTCTCCAATTCAATGTTCAAGTCTGATAATAAAACAATGATTAAGCTAACAGGAACCAACAGGGCGGTCCAATTTAAAGGAGCAAACCAAAAAGATTTTGAAAAGCCCTATACCAGTGATGAAAGAGCTGATGATTCGATAATCAAAGTTGAATAA
- a CDS encoding cytochrome d ubiquinol oxidase subunit II encodes MTETIIIILGICLLLYVLLGGADFGGGILELISRGKASGIVARAIAPVWEANHVWLILVVVILFVGFPTVYSTVLTALHIPVLLVLLGIILRGSAFTFRHYDIEEEKPKAIYSSIFRYSSLITTFFLGVTIGGIILGEISQDYSKGFFTIYMHPWLNLFSFSMGVFLVILFAFLANIYTIGETKEKEHIKRFTRIGKYLLIALVSSGALVFATAEIEGHPLFYEFYHSVPSMICFILATIALPFLWIYLNQNRRTRVRIIAAFQTSMIVMGWFAIQFPVLVKINDGTDITMQSAAAPKQVQLQLLIALIVGVLIIFPYMGYLYKTFKFDKKTS; translated from the coding sequence ATGACTGAAACGATTATCATTATACTTGGCATTTGCCTGCTATTATATGTGTTGCTTGGTGGAGCCGACTTTGGAGGAGGAATTCTTGAATTGATCTCCCGAGGAAAAGCGTCAGGAATTGTAGCACGTGCCATAGCCCCTGTTTGGGAAGCTAACCATGTGTGGCTAATACTTGTTGTTGTGATTCTTTTTGTCGGATTTCCAACTGTTTATTCAACGGTGCTAACAGCGCTTCACATTCCCGTTCTGCTGGTACTCCTCGGCATTATTCTGCGCGGATCGGCTTTCACCTTTCGCCATTACGATATCGAAGAAGAAAAACCGAAAGCCATCTACTCATCGATCTTTCGGTATTCCAGTTTAATTACGACCTTCTTTCTGGGAGTGACTATTGGCGGTATTATTTTAGGAGAAATTTCGCAAGACTATAGCAAAGGCTTTTTTACCATTTACATGCACCCGTGGCTCAATCTGTTCTCGTTTAGCATGGGTGTGTTTTTGGTTATTCTGTTTGCATTTCTGGCCAACATTTACACCATTGGCGAAACCAAAGAGAAGGAGCACATCAAGCGTTTCACTCGTATTGGAAAATACCTGCTTATTGCTCTGGTTAGCTCAGGAGCCTTGGTTTTTGCTACAGCCGAAATTGAAGGACATCCGCTTTTCTACGAGTTTTACCATTCTGTTCCCAGCATGATTTGTTTCATCCTGGCCACAATCGCCTTGCCATTCCTATGGATATATCTCAACCAGAACAGACGGACCAGGGTTCGGATCATTGCAGCTTTTCAAACCTCGATGATCGTGATGGGTTGGTTTGCGATCCAGTTTCCAGTGTTGGTTAAAATTAACGACGGCACTGATATTACCATGCAAAGTGCCGCCGCGCCAAAGCAAGTGCAGTTACAGTTGCTAATCGCCTTAATCGTTGGGGTTTTAATAATCTTTCCGTACATGGGCTATTTGTACAAAACCTTTAAATTCGATAAAAAGACATCGTAA
- a CDS encoding cytochrome ubiquinol oxidase subunit I, giving the protein MDEFMAARLQMGVSLGFHIIFACIGMVMPWFMFVAEWKWLKTKKEVYLDLAKAWAKGVAIFFAVGAVSGTVLSFELGMLWPTFMEHAGPIFGMPFSWEGTAFFVEAIALCLWLYGWNRLNDKVHLYTGMVVGIAGVLSGIFVISANAWMNAPSGFDWVNGQAENIDPVAAMFNKAWFAQSHHMIIAAFSATGFAVAGIHAILYMKNKLEIHAKAIVISLAFASVAALLQPLSGDHAAKTVAELQPAKLAAFESHFKTEKSAPLIIGGIPDVENREVNYAIKIPGFLSFLAHGDFNAEVKGLDEFPEDEWPPVPITHYSFQLMVAIGMFLAMLGVIFLLGNWKWKHWLEKRWWLILLVIATPLGFIAIQAGWIVTEVGRQPWIIYGIMKTKDSLTPMPGIQYTFYTVSAVYLLLSFIVIWLMSRQIKMLESKYQSND; this is encoded by the coding sequence ATGGATGAATTTATGGCGGCTCGTTTACAGATGGGCGTCTCGCTGGGGTTTCACATCATTTTTGCATGTATTGGAATGGTGATGCCCTGGTTTATGTTTGTAGCCGAATGGAAATGGCTGAAAACAAAAAAAGAGGTATACCTCGATTTGGCTAAAGCCTGGGCAAAAGGCGTGGCTATTTTCTTTGCGGTGGGTGCTGTTAGTGGCACGGTACTTTCGTTTGAACTAGGCATGCTTTGGCCCACTTTTATGGAACATGCAGGCCCCATTTTCGGGATGCCGTTTTCGTGGGAAGGAACGGCCTTTTTTGTTGAAGCCATTGCACTGTGCTTGTGGCTCTATGGTTGGAATCGCCTCAATGATAAAGTTCACCTATACACCGGAATGGTGGTTGGTATTGCCGGAGTACTTTCGGGTATCTTCGTTATTTCGGCCAATGCGTGGATGAATGCTCCATCGGGATTTGATTGGGTGAATGGTCAAGCTGAAAATATTGATCCTGTTGCTGCGATGTTCAACAAAGCATGGTTTGCACAATCGCACCACATGATCATTGCCGCTTTTTCGGCCACCGGCTTTGCGGTTGCCGGAATTCATGCGATTTTGTACATGAAAAATAAGTTGGAGATTCATGCCAAGGCTATTGTCATTTCCTTGGCTTTTGCTTCGGTAGCTGCACTTCTGCAACCGCTCAGTGGCGACCATGCCGCAAAGACTGTTGCCGAACTGCAACCGGCCAAACTGGCTGCGTTCGAATCGCACTTTAAAACTGAAAAGTCCGCCCCATTGATTATCGGCGGTATCCCCGATGTTGAAAACCGCGAAGTGAACTATGCCATTAAAATCCCGGGCTTTTTAAGTTTTCTGGCTCATGGCGATTTCAATGCCGAAGTAAAAGGGCTGGATGAATTTCCGGAAGACGAATGGCCACCGGTTCCCATTACCCATTATTCGTTTCAATTGATGGTGGCTATTGGCATGTTTCTGGCCATGCTGGGAGTTATTTTTCTACTCGGAAACTGGAAATGGAAACACTGGCTCGAAAAACGATGGTGGCTGATTTTGCTGGTTATTGCCACTCCCCTAGGATTTATAGCCATACAGGCCGGATGGATTGTTACAGAAGTTGGACGTCAGCCGTGGATCATTTACGGGATCATGAAAACCAAGGACTCGTTGACGCCAATGCCCGGCATTCAGTATACCTTTTATACCGTCTCGGCAGTTTACCTACTTTTGAGTTTTATTGTTATCTGGCTTATGAGCCGACAAATTAAAATGCTTGAATCCAAATATCAATCCAATGACTGA
- a CDS encoding DUF4238 domain-containing protein, which translates to MKEEPKYQKQHKVAQVYLKQFGYEKDGEWWLSVYKAGEKETENVKIKEFTAETNIFDLPFEAPEIKRHFENTSNIIENHYRTIISNLHNQKRLTSKDERFLNHIVANFLCRTSPFRTFIFDLLTYADTRDKFIKEMTMFTQNKEDVAALLDSFKIEFQLNPAIGILMDHLVFLFKKFRKVILKESSCIGWLTTDSPVYLNRQNKYEWIIPIESEIYMPLSKDFCLFMFHPDSDKYENRLRNLKINKVNEIDFNTFDNIINKIVLDYDKYLIMNTEIQPTDITKKL; encoded by the coding sequence ATGAAGGAAGAACCTAAATATCAGAAACAACATAAAGTTGCTCAAGTTTATCTTAAGCAATTTGGGTACGAGAAAGACGGGGAATGGTGGTTATCTGTTTATAAAGCGGGAGAAAAAGAAACTGAAAATGTCAAGATAAAAGAATTTACTGCCGAGACAAATATTTTTGATTTGCCATTTGAAGCTCCTGAAATAAAAAGACATTTTGAAAATACGAGCAATATAATTGAGAATCACTATCGGACAATAATTTCAAATCTCCATAATCAAAAAAGACTAACATCTAAGGATGAAAGATTTTTAAATCATATTGTTGCAAATTTTTTATGTCGAACCTCCCCTTTTAGAACATTCATCTTTGACCTATTAACATATGCTGACACTAGGGATAAATTCATTAAAGAAATGACAATGTTCACCCAGAATAAGGAAGATGTAGCCGCATTATTAGATAGTTTCAAAATTGAGTTTCAATTAAATCCAGCTATTGGAATTTTAATGGACCATCTTGTATTTTTATTTAAAAAATTTAGAAAAGTAATTCTTAAAGAATCTAGTTGCATAGGTTGGTTAACAACCGACAGTCCCGTTTATTTAAATAGACAAAATAAATACGAATGGATTATTCCAATTGAATCAGAAATATACATGCCTCTTTCAAAAGACTTTTGCCTTTTTATGTTTCATCCTGATTCTGACAAATATGAGAATCGACTAAGGAATCTAAAAATTAACAAGGTTAATGAAATAGACTTCAATACCTTTGATAACATTATAAATAAAATAGTGCTTGATTACGATAAATATTTAATAATGAATACAGAAATTCAACCAACAGATATAACGAAAAAATTATAA
- a CDS encoding aspartyl protease family protein, protein MNKYYIIILVLLVWSCQNNSKFKSFNELRNNQIQEIDIKVFSNSIIVPVIIGEKVRHFRFDTGASTFISPKLKEELRLETIIDSTLGYDYYGNSKQIFKTIIPSFTIGQTKYANIKADIIRPIQDLKVCNIDIDGFLGSDFFAEKVVQVDIKNKKITISNSITNINTEGHNVMSFDYSSEKQKIPLIKINFPGKNATELVLFDTGSNNHFYRIKKSSFNELLSHNILTKKQIIDTLDHSENGSGLFGKQKDTINYMFEVDSIEFIGTKVYNCPVVTFDTNHKSILGAPSLNFGLITIDYKNKNIYFKPYSTKPINLTPKFGMYLEYHNGNFVTRQVKLNSIAEKNGIKQGYKLIKINSINFDSLSQCELIRGIWKDEFVKESVSLKFLDSENKPIEIMIKNNR, encoded by the coding sequence ATGAACAAATATTACATAATTATACTAGTATTATTGGTTTGGAGTTGTCAAAATAACTCTAAATTTAAATCATTCAATGAACTAAGAAATAACCAAATTCAGGAAATTGATATAAAGGTTTTTTCAAACTCAATTATAGTACCGGTGATAATAGGTGAAAAAGTTAGACATTTTCGTTTTGATACTGGTGCATCAACTTTCATCTCTCCTAAATTAAAAGAAGAATTAAGACTTGAAACAATAATAGATTCTACCTTAGGATATGACTACTACGGAAATTCTAAACAGATTTTTAAGACTATAATCCCCTCATTTACGATTGGACAAACTAAGTATGCCAATATTAAAGCAGACATCATTCGCCCAATTCAAGATTTAAAAGTTTGTAACATAGACATTGATGGTTTTTTAGGCAGTGATTTCTTTGCTGAAAAAGTTGTTCAAGTTGACATAAAAAACAAGAAAATAACTATTTCTAATTCAATAACAAACATTAACACTGAAGGTCATAATGTCATGAGTTTTGATTATTCATCAGAGAAACAAAAGATACCATTGATTAAAATCAATTTTCCTGGAAAAAATGCAACTGAACTAGTATTGTTTGACACAGGCTCTAACAATCATTTCTACAGGATTAAAAAGTCATCTTTTAACGAATTACTTTCACATAACATATTAACAAAGAAACAAATAATTGACACGTTAGACCACTCTGAAAATGGGTCAGGATTATTTGGAAAGCAAAAAGACACGATTAATTACATGTTTGAAGTGGATAGCATTGAGTTTATTGGAACAAAGGTTTATAACTGCCCTGTGGTTACTTTTGACACTAATCATAAATCTATACTTGGAGCTCCATCTCTAAATTTTGGATTAATCACTATTGACTACAAAAACAAAAATATTTATTTTAAACCTTATTCCACAAAACCTATCAACCTAACACCAAAATTTGGAATGTATTTAGAATATCATAATGGCAACTTTGTAACAAGACAGGTTAAATTAAATTCAATCGCTGAAAAGAATGGAATAAAACAGGGATATAAGTTAATAAAGATTAACTCAATAAATTTTGACTCGCTATCTCAATGTGAACTTATAAGAGGAATATGGAAGGATGAATTTGTAAAAGAATCAGTAAGTTTAAAGTTTCTTGATTCTGAAAATAAGCCAATTGAAATAATGATAAAAAACAACCGCTAA